One Butyricicoccus intestinisimiae genomic window carries:
- a CDS encoding UDP-glucose--hexose-1-phosphate uridylyltransferase → ITINLSKPEKDPKAIAAAKLMPQSSYPKCLLCKENEGYAGRVNHPARQNHRVIPVTINGSRWFMQYSPYVYYNEHCIVFNSQHTPMKIEPATFRKLLDFVKQFPHYFVGSNADLPIVGGSILAHDHFQGGHYTFAMERAPIETELTFDGFDGIEAGIVKWPMSVIRLRSADDKQLVELASKILAAWRGYTDKDAFILAETDGEPHNTITPIARMRNRKFELDLVLRNNITTKEHPLGVYHPHAELHHIKKENIGLIEVMGLAVLPARLKTELAAVAEALVSGADLTADERTAPHADWANKLKTRYTFTEQNAMDILQKEVGIVFSQVLEHAGVFKRTETGKQAFLRFAQSVN, encoded by the coding sequence ATTACCATCAATCTATCCAAACCGGAAAAAGACCCGAAGGCGATTGCGGCAGCCAAATTGATGCCGCAGTCCTCGTATCCCAAGTGCCTGCTGTGCAAGGAAAATGAGGGCTATGCCGGTCGTGTGAATCATCCGGCGCGGCAAAATCACCGCGTGATTCCGGTGACAATCAACGGCAGCCGCTGGTTTATGCAGTATTCGCCATATGTATATTACAATGAGCATTGCATTGTATTCAATTCGCAGCACACGCCGATGAAAATTGAACCGGCAACGTTCCGCAAATTGCTGGATTTTGTCAAGCAGTTCCCGCACTATTTTGTCGGCTCCAATGCGGATCTGCCGATTGTCGGCGGCTCGATTTTGGCGCATGACCATTTCCAAGGCGGACATTACACATTCGCCATGGAGCGCGCACCCATCGAAACCGAGCTGACATTTGACGGGTTTGACGGCATAGAAGCGGGCATTGTCAAGTGGCCGATGTCTGTGATTCGTCTGAGAAGTGCGGATGACAAGCAGCTTGTCGAGCTGGCGTCCAAGATTCTCGCCGCATGGCGCGGATATACCGACAAAGACGCATTTATCCTTGCGGAGACCGACGGCGAGCCGCACAACACCATCACGCCGATTGCCCGCATGCGAAACAGGAAATTCGAGCTGGATCTGGTTTTGCGCAATAATATCACGACCAAGGAACATCCGCTCGGCGTCTATCATCCGCACGCGGAGCTGCATCACATCAAGAAAGAAAATATCGGCTTAATCGAAGTCATGGGTCTGGCGGTTCTTCCGGCGCGGCTCAAAACCGAGCTTGCCGCTGTGGCGGAGGCACTGGTCTCCGGTGCGGATTTGACCGCGGACGAACGCACGGCACCGCATGCCGATTGGGCAAACAAGCTGAAAACGCGATATACCTTTACCGAACAAAACGCCATGGACATCCTGCAAAAGGAAGTTGGCATTGTGTTCTCTCAGGTATTGGAGCACGCAGGCGTGTTCAAACGCACGGAAACCGGCAAACAGGCATTTTTGCGGTTTGCACAGTCTGTCAATTAA
- a CDS encoding HPr family phosphocarrier protein gives MKSFAYTITDPQGLHARPAGVLVKQAKAVVPCTVTIEKDGKKADARKMFALMGLGIKSGDTVTVHVGGENEEQVAADLEAFMQENL, from the coding sequence ATGAAAAGTTTTGCATACACAATCACTGACCCGCAGGGACTTCATGCACGTCCAGCAGGCGTGCTGGTCAAGCAGGCAAAGGCAGTCGTTCCGTGCACTGTCACGATTGAAAAGGACGGCAAGAAAGCGGATGCCCGCAAAATGTTTGCCCTGATGGGTCTCGGCATCAAGAGCGGAGACACAGTCACCGTCCATGTAGGAGGTGAAAACGAAGAGCAAGTAGCAGCTGATCTGGAAGCATTTATGCAGGAAAACCTGTAA
- a CDS encoding PHP domain-containing protein: MSYMDLHLHSSVSLDGEISPRGLAELCRQEGIRFAALTDHNAVSGIQKFSWRGAQLGVRVIPGIEIDCMAEGLHLHMLGYGIDSANDELVKLEHTVKEMQRAASVEQMDALENLGIFLDRNALMEQAKDGVISAEAMAKQALQLPQNHDHSLLLPFLPGGMRCDQPLVNFYWDLCSRGKKAYVPISFISAKQAIQLIHNAGGLAVLAHPAMQLQTTENMIEYFLPLELDGLEVFSSYHNAIETAFYLEVAKKHHLLITGGSDFHGMIKPNIRIGGVDMLYMEDMLAAQLLDALGMTASS; the protein is encoded by the coding sequence ATGTCGTATATGGATTTGCATTTACATTCTTCTGTGAGTTTGGACGGAGAGATCTCTCCGCGCGGACTGGCTGAGCTATGCCGCCAAGAGGGGATTCGCTTCGCTGCGCTGACCGATCACAATGCAGTATCCGGTATACAGAAATTCAGCTGGCGCGGTGCACAGCTCGGTGTCCGCGTGATTCCGGGCATTGAGATCGACTGTATGGCAGAAGGCCTCCATCTGCACATGCTCGGCTATGGCATCGACAGTGCCAATGACGAGTTAGTAAAGCTGGAACATACGGTAAAAGAAATGCAGCGTGCTGCATCTGTGGAACAAATGGATGCACTGGAAAATCTGGGCATTTTCTTAGACCGTAATGCTTTGATGGAACAGGCAAAGGATGGTGTGATCTCCGCTGAAGCTATGGCAAAACAAGCCCTTCAGCTGCCGCAAAACCACGATCATTCACTGCTGCTTCCGTTTCTGCCGGGCGGTATGCGCTGTGATCAGCCGCTAGTCAATTTCTATTGGGATCTATGTTCCCGCGGCAAAAAAGCCTATGTTCCGATTTCTTTTATCTCGGCAAAACAAGCGATTCAACTGATTCACAACGCCGGCGGTTTGGCTGTTCTGGCACATCCCGCAATGCAGCTGCAAACAACGGAAAATATGATCGAATATTTCCTTCCATTGGAACTCGATGGATTGGAAGTGTTTAGCAGCTATCACAATGCGATTGAAACGGCATTTTATCTGGAAGTGGCAAAAAAGCATCATTTGCTCATCACTGGTGGGAGTGATTTCCACGGCATGATAAAGCCCAACATTCGCATTGGCGGCGTAGATATGTTATATATGGAGGATATGCTGGCAGCGCAGTTGCTTGATGCACTGGGCATGACAGCATCCTCTTGA
- a CDS encoding S-layer homology domain-containing protein, which yields MNSIWPSGKTETTKPVTEVFTDVDADQWYVLYVQYVYDNDLMVGLSDTLFGPNMPLSRAMLAQILYNQAGQPAVSGKDAFTDVAKDAWYYDAVQWASQQGIVSGIGHGKFDPESNITREQFAMILYKHAGAPKVRGSLAFSDKNQVSGWAADAVLWANQNHIINGRKSGNTNLLCPKDSATRAECATMLKQYFEKTK from the coding sequence ATGAACAGCATCTGGCCGTCCGGTAAGACCGAAACGACCAAGCCGGTCACCGAGGTATTCACCGACGTTGATGCCGATCAGTGGTATGTACTATATGTACAGTATGTATATGACAACGATTTGATGGTTGGTCTGAGCGACACCCTGTTTGGGCCGAACATGCCGCTGAGCCGTGCAATGCTGGCACAGATTCTCTACAATCAGGCAGGTCAGCCTGCTGTCTCCGGCAAGGATGCCTTCACGGATGTCGCAAAGGACGCATGGTATTATGACGCGGTACAGTGGGCAAGCCAGCAGGGCATTGTCAGCGGCATCGGCCACGGAAAGTTCGATCCGGAAAGCAACATTACCCGTGAGCAGTTCGCCATGATTCTGTACAAGCATGCAGGAGCACCAAAGGTACGTGGTTCGCTGGCATTTTCTGACAAGAATCAGGTCTCTGGCTGGGCAGCTGACGCCGTTCTGTGGGCAAATCAGAACCACATCATCAATGGCAGAAAGAGCGGCAATACCAATCTGCTGTGTCCGAAGGATTCTGCGACCCGTGCAGAATGCGCAACGATGCTCAAGCAGTATTTTGAAAAGACAAAATAA